The Vitis vinifera cultivar Pinot Noir 40024 chromosome 12, ASM3070453v1 genome has a segment encoding these proteins:
- the LOC100855381 gene encoding myb family transcription factor MPH1, translating into MSYSIFHQPEMKNSQRTGVRQYNKSEFPRLRWTPELHDHFVEVVERLGGKYRATPKRILQMMSVKGLKISHVKSHLQMYRNMKGCSNINILVPMKHLCEERANFNANGFFPISSSQRLTARNELREWELDRRGFEPNVFHEESDGLQIMEETGDYEQQDTQTSLLSGTSKEEDVGPKEICELSLSFATSPLMRSKKDQESWPLNNIDHTRHSNATARKFINIPHFQSLRENRLNLDLTISTCFSHSN; encoded by the exons ATGAGCTACTCTATTTTTCATCAGCCGGAAATGAAGAATTCTCAGAGAACTGGAGTAAGGCAGTACAACAAATCGGAGTTCCCGCGTTTGCGGTGGACGCCTGAGCTCCACGATCACTTTGTTGAAGTTGTTGAACGTCTCGGTGGGAAATACA GAGCGACGCCCAAGAGGATTCTGCAGATGATGAGTGTGAAGGGACTGAAGATATCTCATGTCAAAAGCCATCTTCAG ATGTACAGAAACATGAAAGGTTGCAGTAACATCAATATCCTCGTACCCATGAAGCATTTGTGTGAAGAGAGAGCAAATTTTAATGCTAATGGATTCTTCCCCATTAGCTCATCTCAGAG GCTAACAGCAAGGAATGAGTTAAGAGAATGGGAACTTGACAGGAGGGGCTTTGAACCCAACGTCTTTCATGAAGAAAGTGATGGCCTCCAAATAATGGAAGAAACTGGTGATTACGAGCAACAG GACACGCAAACAAGCTTACTTAGTGGAACGTCGAAGGAAGAAGATGTTGGACCAAAAGAAATTTGTGAACTCTCCTTATCATTCGCGACCTCGCCATTGATGCGAAGCAAAAAAGACCAAGAGTCATGGCCTCTCAACAATATTGATCACACTCGCCATTCGAATGCAACAGCAAGGAAATTCATAAACATTCCCCATTTTCAATCGCTCAGAGAAAATCGCTTAAACCTAGACTTAACCATCTCTACGTGTTTCTCCCACTCAAATTAG
- the LOC100257514 gene encoding uncharacterized protein LOC100257514 isoform X2 encodes MEIKSYQNQAEALLKEYVLADSFIPYASIIGGLVACKMVYDLTQLISAVHFKSFSSLSKVQRNEWNNRSISTFHAIFITVMSLYFVFWSDLYSDELLAGFVTFRSSSLSTFSLGVSVGYFLADLGMICWFYPSLGGMEYVVHHLLSIAAVAYAMLTGEGQLYTYMVLISETTTPGINLRWYLDVAGMKRSGAYVMNGVVIFFAWLVARILLFIYLFYHIYLHYDQVKQMHNIGLFLVVVVPSVLAVMNLMWFAKIIKGLKKTLTKRQ; translated from the exons ATGGAGATCAAATCTTACCAGAATCAGGCTGAAGCTCTTCTTAAGGAATATGTGCTAGCAGATTCTTTTATACCCTATGCTTCGATTATCGGTGGTCTTGTTGCTTGCAAGATG GTCTATGATCTTACTCAGTTGATCAGTGCAGTTCATTTTAAGAGCTTTTCCAGCCTTTCAAAAGTCCAACGTAATGAGTGGAATAACCG GTCTATATCTACTTTCCATGCCATTTTTATTACAGTTATGTCATTATACTTCGTGTTCTGGTCTGATCTTTATTCTGATGAACTACTTGCGGGCTTTGTTACATTTCGGAGCTCATCACTATCTACATTTTCTTTGGGG GTTTCTGTTGGTTACTTCCTTGCTGATCTTGGGATGATATGTTGGTTTTATCCATCCCTAGGCGGAATGGAGTAT GTGGTTCATCATCTTTTATCTATAGCTGCAGTGGCATATGCAATGTTGACTGGGGAAGGGCAACTTTACACCTACATGGTTCTTATCTCTGAGACAACAACCCCAGGGATCAATTTGAGATG GTATCTTGATGTTGCTGGAATGAAGAGGTCCGGAGCATATGTCATGAATGGGGTTGTGATTTTCTTTGCTTGGCTG GTTGCCAGAATACTCCTTTTCATATACCTGTTTTACCATATCTACTTGCACTATGATCAG GTTAAGCAGATGCACAACATTGGGCTATTCTTGGTAGTAGTTGTTCCATCAGTGCTTGCTGTCATGAACTTGATGTGGTTTGCCAAGATCATAAAAGGATTGAAGAAGACATTGACCAAGAGACAATGA
- the LOC100257514 gene encoding uncharacterized protein LOC100257514 isoform X1, with product MLASKTTAMEIKSYQNQAEALLKEYVLADSFIPYASIIGGLVACKMVYDLTQLISAVHFKSFSSLSKVQRNEWNNRSISTFHAIFITVMSLYFVFWSDLYSDELLAGFVTFRSSSLSTFSLGVSVGYFLADLGMICWFYPSLGGMEYVVHHLLSIAAVAYAMLTGEGQLYTYMVLISETTTPGINLRWYLDVAGMKRSGAYVMNGVVIFFAWLVARILLFIYLFYHIYLHYDQVKQMHNIGLFLVVVVPSVLAVMNLMWFAKIIKGLKKTLTKRQ from the exons ATGCTGGCTTCTAAAACAACAGCTATGGAGATCAAATCTTACCAGAATCAGGCTGAAGCTCTTCTTAAGGAATATGTGCTAGCAGATTCTTTTATACCCTATGCTTCGATTATCGGTGGTCTTGTTGCTTGCAAGATG GTCTATGATCTTACTCAGTTGATCAGTGCAGTTCATTTTAAGAGCTTTTCCAGCCTTTCAAAAGTCCAACGTAATGAGTGGAATAACCG GTCTATATCTACTTTCCATGCCATTTTTATTACAGTTATGTCATTATACTTCGTGTTCTGGTCTGATCTTTATTCTGATGAACTACTTGCGGGCTTTGTTACATTTCGGAGCTCATCACTATCTACATTTTCTTTGGGG GTTTCTGTTGGTTACTTCCTTGCTGATCTTGGGATGATATGTTGGTTTTATCCATCCCTAGGCGGAATGGAGTAT GTGGTTCATCATCTTTTATCTATAGCTGCAGTGGCATATGCAATGTTGACTGGGGAAGGGCAACTTTACACCTACATGGTTCTTATCTCTGAGACAACAACCCCAGGGATCAATTTGAGATG GTATCTTGATGTTGCTGGAATGAAGAGGTCCGGAGCATATGTCATGAATGGGGTTGTGATTTTCTTTGCTTGGCTG GTTGCCAGAATACTCCTTTTCATATACCTGTTTTACCATATCTACTTGCACTATGATCAG GTTAAGCAGATGCACAACATTGGGCTATTCTTGGTAGTAGTTGTTCCATCAGTGCTTGCTGTCATGAACTTGATGTGGTTTGCCAAGATCATAAAAGGATTGAAGAAGACATTGACCAAGAGACAATGA